A section of the Callospermophilus lateralis isolate mCalLat2 chromosome 14, mCalLat2.hap1, whole genome shotgun sequence genome encodes:
- the Il36b gene encoding interleukin-36 beta, which produces MSSSSPPRLEQPQTGSFPPPHTPVPNTSSSEDPMFTPELQDMPIFYTIRDSQQMVWVLSGDVLIAAPSSNNVQPVTLTLIACRDTELHDEEKGNLVFLGIKGKDLSFCCAEVEGQPTLQLKEVSIMELYRENKARTPFLFFHSLEGSTSAFQSASHPGWFIATSSTAKQPVTLTQERGLANTNFYLGREN; this is translated from the exons AtgtcttcctcctctcctcctcgccTCGAGCAGCCGCAGACAGGCAGCTTTCCACCACCTCACACGCCCGTCCCCAACACCAGCAGCTCTGAAGACCCCATGTTCACCCCGGAGC TTCAGGATATGCCCATATTCTACACCATTCGTGATTCCCAACAGATGGTGTGGGTCCTGAGTGGAGATGTTTTAATAGCAGCTCCTTCAAGCAACAATGTGCAGCCTG TCACTCTCACCTTGATAGCCTGCAGGGACACAGAATTACACGATGAAGAGAAAGGCAACCTGGTTTTCCTGGGAATCAAGGGCAAAGACCTCAGTTTCTGCTGTGCGGAAGTTGAGGGCCAGCCCACGCTGCAGCTGAAG GAGGTCAGTATCATGGAACTGTACAGGGAGAACAAAGCTCGGACGCCATTTCTCTTCTTCCACAGCCTGGAGGGCTCCACTTCTGCCTTTCAGTCGGCCTCCCACCCCGGCTGGTTCATAGCCACGTCTTCCACAGCCAAGCAGCCCGTGACGCTCACCCAGGAGAGGGGCCTCGCGAACACAAACTTTTATTTAGGtcgtgaga